A genomic stretch from Orcinus orca chromosome 14, mOrcOrc1.1, whole genome shotgun sequence includes:
- the CH25H gene encoding cholesterol 25-hydroxylase — protein sequence MSSRNGSELHVLCSSGQLFLQPLWDRLRTWEALIQSPFFPVFFSITTYVGFCLPFVVLDVLCPWVPALRRYKIHPDFSPSAWQQLPCLGQTLYQHVVFVFPMTLLHWAASPALLPPEAPELLQLVRHVVLCLLLFDTEFFVWHVLHHKVPWLYRTFHKMHHQNSAPFALATQYMSVGELFSLGFFDMMNVLLLQCHPLTVLTFHVVNIWLSVEDHSGYDFPWSTHKLVPFGWYGGVEHHDLHHSQFTCNFAPYFTHWDKILGTLRSASAK from the coding sequence ATGAGCAGCCGCAACGGCTCCGAGCTCCACGTCCTCTGCAGCTCCGGCCAGCTGTTCTTGCAGCCCCTCTGGGACCGCCTCAGGACCTGGGAGGCCCTCATACAGTCGCCCTTCTTCCCCGTCTTCTTCTCCATCACCACCTACGTGGGCTTCTGCCTGCCCTTCGTGGTGCTGGACGTCCTGTGCCCCTGGGTGCCCGCGCTACGGCGCTACAAGATCCACCCGGACTTCTCGCCGTCGGCTTGGCAGCAGCTGCCCTGTCTGGGGCAGACGCTCTACCAGCACGTGGTGTTCGTGTTCCCCATGACACTGCTGCACTGGGCGGCCAGCCCCGCCCTCCTGCCCCCCGAAGCCCCCGAGCTGCTCCAGCTGGTCCGCCACGTCGTGCTCTGCCTGCTGCTCTTCGACACCGAGTTCTTCGTGTGGCACGTGCTGCACCACAAGGTGCCCTGGCTGTACCGGACCTTCCACAAGATGCACCACCAGAACTCGGCCCCGTTCGCGCTGGCCACGCAATACATGAGCGTCGGGGAGCTGTTTTCCTTGGGTTTCTTTGACATGATGAACGTCTTGCTGCTCCAGTGCCACCCGCTCACTGTCCTGACCTTCCACGTGGTCAACATCTGGCTGTCGGTGGAGGACCACTCGGGCTACGACTTCCCCTGGTCCACGCACAAACTGGTACCTTTCGGGTGGTATGGGGGCGTGGAACACCACGACCTGCATCACTCCCAGTTTACCTGCAACTTCGCCCCTTACTTCACACACTGGGACAAAATACTGGGAACTCTGCGGTCTGCTAGCGCCAAGTGA